The Candidatus Eremiobacterota bacterium genome has a segment encoding these proteins:
- a CDS encoding SprT-like domain-containing protein gives MFPGLPDVAELQLLFAQFNLLHFRGEIPAYRIAYNARFSNLAGRVSYKPPVIELSPKHLSGKPEELRETLLHEMIHAWLHALGKNPGHTAAFKKKMRELGLRSIYHDLGKAAPLNDSAKRYIIRCEKCFMELLRKRKPSPHLMCARCRKPIVAFEIVEMRPVELNQAASRRAP, from the coding sequence ATGTTCCCGGGTTTGCCCGACGTCGCCGAGCTGCAGCTCTTGTTCGCGCAGTTCAACCTGCTGCATTTCCGCGGCGAGATCCCCGCCTACCGGATCGCGTACAACGCGCGCTTCTCGAACCTCGCGGGGCGCGTGAGCTACAAGCCGCCGGTGATCGAGCTTTCGCCGAAACATTTGTCCGGCAAGCCGGAGGAGCTGCGCGAGACGTTGCTGCACGAGATGATCCACGCCTGGCTGCATGCGCTCGGAAAAAATCCGGGCCACACCGCGGCGTTCAAGAAGAAGATGCGCGAGCTCGGCCTGCGCTCGATCTACCACGACCTCGGCAAAGCCGCCCCGCTCAACGACTCCGCGAAACGCTACATCATCCGTTGCGAGAAATGCTTCATGGAGCTGCTGCGCAAGCGCAAGCCCTCGCCGCACCTGATGTGCGCCCGCTGCCGCAAGCCGATCGTCGCCTTCGAGATCGTGGAGATGCGCCCGGTCGAGCTGAACCAGGCGG